A window of Sphaeramia orbicularis chromosome 8, fSphaOr1.1, whole genome shotgun sequence genomic DNA:
ttgctgtgtgatgttctattggtagcatgttctaaaatgccccaaatagcagaatccagagggtttagatctgggctagaaggcggacataaacatgattccccaaagttgctaaagttggatttgttgctgttgtcaacaagtgttttggtgttcttgtgtaagattttaacttcaaatcatattttactgcatttctaacggtcttgttgtctacctcaagttcagttgccatttttctcatggatttggttggatcctttaggattttggatttgagagctttaataaaagctgtggtgcgttttttgttgcttcctccacttccagactttctcgtgttcctcaaatattcaggtgacaacttctcccattcttctttaatagtatcttccagactttttcgtaatagttttgctcatagtcattctcttctttccattataaacagtctttatggacactccaactatttttgaaatctcctttggtgtgacgagtgcattcagcaaatcacacactctttggcgtttgctttcctgattactcatatgggcaaaagtttctgaaaaggtatggataatagtgttaggtatgattatgacatcaatatatgtttggtttcaaaacaattgacgtagtgcctgctgagaaaaaacaactaaatgttcattgtaaattttgcttccccaccctgtagcctgcaaaatgacacttatttattcactaaaaagaaaaatcaataaatgaaagTTTTTGTAGTAGAGATGTCAATAAATGTGACTGTGCTCTTTGTCAGCCTGAGGACATTTTCCACTTAATATTAAATCTGGTGCACATTTGTCTAATCGGCAGTGCAGTACAGACAGAGGCTTGTGTTTTCATTACAGCTCAACTGACACTGATGAGAGCTCGACTTATTTTCTGCATGAGAAAAGGGAATCTGAAGTGTAAATCTGCCAAatggaaaagagaaagaaaggtaAGCGTACTGATTTTgtcacttttgtcttttttttttttgtgctttaactctttaaccctttcatgcatactggtcactacagtggacagctattctacagctgttctcttgtatattcatggattttgttgttcttttcgttgttgttgttgttttttttttgtttttttttttaacacatatctttattaaagttttaagacactacatatcttttctgacatgaattggtaacattgtgtagatctctcctgagcataaacccccagaatcacaagccctccccatagttttcacacaatttatcagtaaatacatgtttctgtgcgtcaaaaattaaacgtgtggtgtccggctaagtgaacatttttgcaacttcatgaaaaataggttcataagaatttttttttcattatttttttttatgtgtttaaaaaaatatatattttttttatttatttatttatttatttttttatttttcagaagaaaattttcaattgcattgtttttttcatgcctaaagaggaataaaaacactcagggaaaaattttgattaaggttctcataatttatgcatgaaagggttaaagatcatgcaaaaatgaacaacttttgaattctaaccttatttaaattgtgaaaaataatatgaagttttttaacacgaagtggaaagtgtgcctaaaaggcgcactcAGATATCGGAGGGTTAaagttgtcagttttttttttttttttttttgcatattatctccatgaagtgagtaatgactggtattagcatgttgaaatgtaagaaaacttcagattagtagaattaaaaatgtctggtacaggttcatactgtcttccacatataattattgtaggtaatttaatttatcagacaaactagtaaagcaagtaaacaaacaactacccctgtctgagaaatgaatgacctataataagcattaaaaatgtttttatttcaaagttttcacacaatatatcagcaaatatgtgtttctttgcttcaaaaattaaatgtatggtgtccagctgagtggatatttttgcagctccCTGAAAAATAAgctcataagaaaattttctttgtttttttcatgcctaaagaggaataaaagcagtcaggaaaaaaaaaaaaaaaaaaatcttgattaagggtctcataattcatgcatgaaagggttaaaacctgacgtgtcaccggTGACACACCCTGTGTTTATTCAGTTTGGATAGCTGTAACGCTTTCACCGTtcgtgcaattggaaaaattccagtggtttctgaaacctgagatgttgtgctttataggtaTTACTGGGtcattagattcagattcagaaaactttatttactcCATGTGGGCAATTCAGtcgcagcttaccacagacatcagcccacatccaaagtgtaatgtgacaaacaaataaatcagtgcacaaatacaagatcagataatcataaactgttgtaatgacttttataatgcattataaatgcattataatgtcttatgaatgtgtgcttaatgcattataaactagaccttcaaataaagtgttatcaaactacttgattttcacttagaaatgcaaaatagagaggataatattagaataaacggtgataaatcacttaagaaaagttaaaacgaactgacacaaaagtagcactgggtctttatgggttatttggATAAAACTATGAATCTgtggttcctaatttcattgtacacacaatgacaataaaggcaattcctTTCTAGAATCATATTTTAGGTGTGAGTAGATACCTGTACTTTTCATTCAACAACTAAATCAAGCTTCTGTTTTATTCCAGGTTCTGCCACTGAATTGAGACTCATGGTGGTCGGCAGCAGTGGACCTTCTCAGTTCCATCTAACCAACGCCATACTTGGACGGGAGGAGTTTCCGAAGGATACGGCCAGAATCTCCAGCACCAGGAGAAACATGGGGGATCTTGCCGGTAGACGAGTGGCTGTGATCAACGCACCGAACATTTATGAAAAGGATATATCTAAAGCCAAGAGGAAGATGGAGCTGAGGAGGTCCAAGTGCTTGTGTATCCCCGGTCCACATGCGTTTCTTGTAGCATTTGATATAGAGAACATCTCCTTGAATGATATCTCAACCCCTAAACTGATGAAGAAACGCTTCGGAAGACATTGTATGAGACACTGCATGGTCCTGCTGGCCTTTGAGGGAAATCTGGAAGGATCCGGGGTGGAGGACAGGGTCAGGAAAACTGAATGGTACTTGAGGGAACTGATCGAAAAGTTCAATGGACGCTTTCACGTTTTTAGCAAGAACTGGAGAGACCGAAGCCGAGACCGAGAGCTGCTGCAGAAGATCGAACGCATGGTGGCGTCTTTGGGAGGGGGGTTCTTCTCCAGCAGAACCTTCCAGAAAGCAGAGGAGAGcgtgaagaaagaggagaagaggatTAGGAAGCAGAGATCGGCGGAGATGGAGAAAGCGTGGATGGAGCTGGAGAAGCAGTACATCGCGGAGGAGCTACGCAATCAGAAGGACACGTACACGGCTAGCATCGCAGCGGAGATCAGAACCAAAGCCCAGATGGACAACAGTTGGCTCAGGACGTCCTTGGCCCGGGGTCTGGGGACGGGTTTGGTCGTAGGAGCGGTCATGGGGGCGCTGTTTGGGTCTATAGAGGGACCAGGGGGGATGGTGCTTTACGGGATCATAGGCGGGGCGGTTGGAGGGTCAGCTGGAGGAACCGCCCAGGTGGCGATAAAGCACATGGAGAACAGAGTGGccccgccctccagactcaactTCAACTCAATATTCATCAACCGCTTCTTCGCAGCTCCTCGTTTTTGACGTAAAGAACCATTATCCATTAACCATTAACCATTATCACATTctgtttaacccaggggtgtcaaacatgcggcccaggggccaaaaccggcccgccaaagggtccaatccggcccgcgggatgaattagtgaaatacaaaaattacactgaagatattaacaatcaaggatgtcaaaataaatttagttcatttCCAtcagaagtgggtcagaccagcaaaatactatcataataaagtgtaaataacgaaaaccacatatttttttctttgttttagtgtaaaaaaagtaaaattacacaaaaatatttacatttacagactagccttttacaaaaaatgtgaaaaacctgaaaaaaatatgaacaacctgaaatgtattaagaggtTTAAGAGTAAttctaccaatattctgtctgttattgaatgttttgtacatttgtagagccactgtgatctgcacgttgtaatgaacatgtaaaaatgagaagctgaggccaaataatggcataaattgttaaaattgcactttttttcttaataaatttcattttggtcatggtttgttcatgtttttccatattcttttaaaggatagtttgtagatgttgaaatttttataatataatcatatttttttcactctaaaacatagaaattagacatccaaattttggaattgatatgatttatgtattattttgtcgTTATTTTAATcatctggcccactgcaggtcattttgggctgtatgtagcccctgaactaacatgagtttgacatccctggtttaaccctttaacccctgagatgtTATTTTTGCtgtgattttgtgtgtgtttcagtgtcataaaagctgctgtgagtatgtgtttgtgttccttttcttcagtgcactgtaaaaaaataaataaataaaaaaaactgtaatattctggcagcaggggtgcgaaaaaaaaatactgttaaattacggaaaataaccatctcataaaaatacggtaattttccataattaaaataaatttttttgcaataactttacatgagattttgaatatttttctgactttttaatgtttaataaggaatattttcatgtattaaaacaatcaaattatctataaatatacataaatgattttcaatgagactcagttgtacaatccactgataaaaactgtatttggacagtttatcagtgcttatacatgttatacattcacaaaaatacatttattcaacatttttgttgtgaaaccgcCCATAATTatgcaagatatttgtcaattaacaaacaagtcttgttaaacttacagaacaaatactttttttatggttaattgtcagtaattttatctcgttttatttatttatttatttttatagtattaaactttaaattaacagtttaatctcataaatagaaaagaaatatttgtgaaattacgatacatttgtaaatgtattttaactgtatttttctgtgaaaaaagaaaaaaattcttttaaaaaatggaaattttatggttactcacagttacagttttttcatgttattttccatttgacatgtaaaatcacagtctgtttttgtcatttcattgatattttcctgtatcttaaaaatacaggaaaaatctgtaaaataaacaatgaaaattctgttaaattacagatttttttttacagtgtggttttgttttactgtgtgttttagggtcaaaatagggtggaataacagaaaagacAGGAATTaaattttgacagatttttacgAAATAAGgcgctcagaatgtacatcaataagagatttaggatgttgaacttgAACTATGAacttgaacacactgaacaacaacaaggatttgaatatTGGTCCTGTAGGTTATGTTTTGggactctttttttctaaatcagttcaaTTCTgctcattttcatgtaatttcactttttttatactaaaacaaagtggaaacattaggaattgtcattatttgtaggtttctgtggtagtattttactaatcTAACCCacctgagactaaagtagggctttatttggaccctaaagtcaaaggattgactgttaatatcttgagtgtaatttttgcatttcacaaattcatcctgtgggcaggattggaccctttggcgggctggatttggcccatgggccgcatgtttgacacctgtgatctacatgatctgtcaatcaaatataggaaaatatatgatttacaccaaaaaatgcaaaatacagaggataatattctaataaatggtgatgaatgacttaaaggttagatatagagaagttttaatttcagaactgaaacaaaagtagtgctgggtttttatgggttaataagccTCTGATTATGACATAAAGACGAGGAGGAGGTGAAAATCTAATCCCATCCTAAACTGTAAATGACCTTATTGTTAATAAATGTGGTTTTGATTTTGACAGAATGTGGGAACTGgctggtttcagtggttttgtaGGTTCTTCCACTCTATTATTTCCTGTCTTTAACATTTCCTGGTGTTGCCGCTGGCTAGTTAACGTGTAGCTCAGATAACATTTAGGGTGGAGTCTTTACAGGGAGAGAACCATTGTCAAAAGTAATGCCCTCTTTCCTAGACAACACACGGCTTAGTGCACCTGTTACCTGTTTACCATTAGAggatctgtgttgtttttttgttatttttatcaaaCTGTGAACAGAAGTAGAGCAGGACTGACACTGAAGCCAGGGTGAGGTAAGAATATTTCCCTCTTAACTTTGATTGTTGTTTCAGTTTTTCTACAATGGCTCTTTTCTGACCATGAAACCAGACAGAAGTCATTCCTATTAATGATTAATGAAGATGTTACATAATCAAATTTACTTATGACGTGAATGTCAGGTCAGATCTTCAGGAGAAAATCAGGAATTAACTTGAAAACAACTTGAAGATTTGCATAGCTACTGTATGCGTTGTGTTTCAGCTCTCTGATAATGACATACCAAACTACCTGCTACCTGTTTGACTGCATATTTTCTATTACATCCTCTACACTAAGTCCATCCTGATCACAAAGAAATTCTTTTTAACTCAGTTATCAAAGACAAACAATAACATAAAACAGGGTTCGGCTTCGTTCTGAACCCCTGTGACAAGAACATGAATGTTACTTCAGTGCAGATTAAAAACTATATCCTGTCTTTTGTGAATATGTGATGTAACATTCAGTGGAATCTGTTCAAGTAC
This region includes:
- the LOC115424345 gene encoding GTPase IMAP family member 9 — its product is MEKRKKGSATELRLMVVGSSGPSQFHLTNAILGREEFPKDTARISSTRRNMGDLAGRRVAVINAPNIYEKDISKAKRKMELRRSKCLCIPGPHAFLVAFDIENISLNDISTPKLMKKRFGRHCMRHCMVLLAFEGNLEGSGVEDRVRKTEWYLRELIEKFNGRFHVFSKNWRDRSRDRELLQKIERMVASLGGGFFSSRTFQKAEESVKKEEKRIRKQRSAEMEKAWMELEKQYIAEELRNQKDTYTASIAAEIRTKAQMDNSWLRTSLARGLGTGLVVGAVMGALFGSIEGPGGMVLYGIIGGAVGGSAGGTAQVAIKHMENRVAPPSRLNFNSIFINRFFAAPRF